AAATCAAACATGCGCTTGAAGGCCTGGCGCAGGATATCACGGATTGTATTGCCCTTGGCCAAAACCGAATGCTGATCTAAGTATCCAACCGTCACTTTATTCGACCACTCGACTTTTCCCTCATCAGGTTCTAGCTGGCCGGTAATAATATTTAAAAAGGTAGACTTGCCTTCGCCGTTGGCCCCGATCAGACCAACATGCTCACCCTTTAACAGCCGGAATGAAGCATCTTCAAGTATTTTACGGGCTCCAAACCCATGCGAAACATTCTCTACATTTAATACACTCATATCATTTTCTCCTGCTTAATTAATTAAACGCCTTTATATTTTAGCTTAATTGCGGACAAACTGTCAAAGAAAAGTAGACTTAAAGAGTTATTCGTGATAGAGTATAATACTATGGTATGTTTTTCCAAACAATGGAGATTCTATATTGATATATATTTCAGGAGGTTGAAAGCACAATATGGAGAAGTTTTCAAATTTAGCGATTAATGATTTAATCATCCAGTCGCTAAGCAATATGGGGTTTGAGGAACCTACCCCTATACAGGAGCAATCCATTCCCCCGGCTATGGAAGGGAAAGACTTAGTAGGTCAAGCCCAGACCGGTACTGGTAAGACAGCAGCTTATGGCATTCCAATGATCGATAAGATTCTCGGCAGCTATGCCGAAAAAACTCAGGGCATCGTACTTACCCCCACCCGCGAGCTAGCTATCCAGGTAGCAGAGGAACTCAATAAAATTGGGCAATACACCGATGTTAGAACCCTGCCTATTTACGGCGGCCAGGATATTGGCCGTCAAATTAAAGCGTTAAAGAAACGGCCGCAGATCATCGTAGCCACCCCCGGTCGGCTGATGGATCACATGAATCGTCGCACAATCAGACTCGACGATATCAAGATCGTTGTTCTGGACGAGGCTGACGAAATGCTTAACATGGGTTTTATCGAGGATATTGAAAAAATCCTACAGGATACTCCGGCCGAAAGACAAACTCTCTTGTTTTCAGCTACCATGCCGAAAGCTATTCAGGCGCTGGCGCAGCGCTTCTTAAAAGATCCAGCCATGATCAGCATTAAATCCAAAGAAGTGACGGTACCGCTTGTTGAGCAGTACTATATCGAAGTACAAGACCGGCAGAAATTTGATGTTCTCTGCCGCTTGCTCGATATCCAGTCCCCCGAGCTGGCAATTCTTTTTGCCCGGACGAAACGGCGCGTTGATGA
The Veillonellaceae bacterium DNA segment above includes these coding regions:
- a CDS encoding ABC-F family ATP-binding cassette domain-containing protein, yielding MSVLNVENVSHGFGARKILEDASFRLLKGEHVGLIGANGEGKSTFLNIITGQLEPDEGKVEWSNKVTVGYLDQHSVLAKGNTIRDILRQAFKRMFD
- a CDS encoding DEAD/DEAH box helicase; translation: MEKFSNLAINDLIIQSLSNMGFEEPTPIQEQSIPPAMEGKDLVGQAQTGTGKTAAYGIPMIDKILGSYAEKTQGIVLTPTRELAIQVAEELNKIGQYTDVRTLPIYGGQDIGRQIKALKKRPQIIVATPGRLMDHMNRRTIRLDDIKIVVLDEADEMLNMGFIEDIEKILQDTPAERQTLLFSATMPKAIQALAQRFLKDPAMISIKSKEVTVPLVEQYYIEVQDRQKFDVLCRLLDIQSPELAILFARTKRRVDELSEALKKRGYSAEGIHGDLTQAKRDSVLRQFREGIVDILVATDVAARGLDISGVTHVYNFDIPQDPESYVHRIGRTGRAGQTGLATTFVIPREIEHLRLIERVTKRKITRKPMPTMTDALEGQQRMTIERILNVIEEGNIEHYRGRAEELLAETDSVTLLAAALKLLTKEPNTVPVKLTEEAPLRPRGGGFRRGPKKDNRSGGNGNRRRW